Below is a window of Staphylococcus succinus DNA.
CTTCTTGTGATCTGATGACTTTGCCTGGGTTATCTGGACGTACAGTATGTGTTTTTTCTAAAATATATTGCGCTTGTTGATCTAAAACTTCAATCGTTAGTGAGAAATGTCTGTGTCGTAAGAAATCCATAAGTCGTTTAGCATATTCTAGATGGAGCTGTGTATCTCCTATCATAATATGTGCAACGAAATGATCTCTTAATATCTGAGCACTCTCAATGGGGTGTTTGTATCTAGTAGCTTCAATCGTTGGTAAACCTTTATATATTGGACCACGTAGTGTTGAGCCAGCGATAAACCCATAAATATTTGCATGTGCATTATATTTAAGAATCATTTCATTTTGTGCTTTTACAAATTGTGATTCTAAACCAGTGTCTGGACGCGGATAATAATTATGGCAATAGCATAGATGAGAGAAATCTTCTAATTGATAGGAAAGCTGTTGTAGTAAAAGTTCTGAGACAATACTAGCGTTGAGGCAACAATGAAAACCGTGGTTGATGATTTCGGTGACAATATCAATAGAGGTGCTATGATCAATACGGATAATAAAATGAGCTTGCTCATATTGTTGTAAAAATTGGTAAAAAGAATGGTTGAGTAACGAAGGGTTAATATCAATCATATACGTAACTTGTTTTGTTGATAAATAATCTAGTAGCTCAATTAAATAGCGATATTTCGTGTCATCATCTTCTTCTGGAATTTGTACTGATGTAAAAA
It encodes the following:
- a CDS encoding MupG family TIM beta-alpha barrel fold protein, whose protein sequence is MHGFSIYLSHPIDKSYIDSMIDLGYTTIFTSVQIPEEDDDTKYRYLIELLDYLSTKQVTYMIDINPSLLNHSFYQFLQQYEQAHFIIRIDHSTSIDIVTEIINHGFHCCLNASIVSELLLQQLSYQLEDFSHLCYCHNYYPRPDTGLESQFVKAQNEMILKYNAHANIYGFIAGSTLRGPIYKGLPTIEATRYKHPIESAQILRDHFVAHIMIGDTQLHLEYAKRLMDFLRHRHFSLTIEVLDQQAQYILEKTHTVRPDNPGKVIRSQEARHYCTTEIQPFLTNERYYGAITIDNIRNGRYQGELQLIKEHLPSHEHINIVGKVLAEDESLLHCMRPNDKFNFINKSTELR